The following proteins are encoded in a genomic region of Hymenobacter siberiensis:
- the dnaK gene encoding molecular chaperone DnaK has protein sequence MGKIIGIDLGTTNSCVAVMEGNEPVVIPNSEGRRTTPSIVAFLDGGKGERKVGDPAKRQAVTNPQNTISSIKRFMGRNFSEVSAEQKLVSYALGAGANSTVAVKIGDRNYTPQEISAMVLQKMKQTAEDYLGQPVTEAVITVPAYFNDAQRQATKEAGAIAGLDVKRIINEPTAAALAYGLDKKHKDQKIAVYDLGGGTFDISILELGDGVFEVLSTNGDTHLGGDDFDQVIINFLADQFKSDNEGLDLRNDPMALQRLKEAAEKAKVELSSSTETEINLPYITATASGPKHLVVKLSRAKFEQLADELVRRSMDPVKKALSDAGLSTSDIDEVILVGGSTRIPRIQEEVEKFFGKKPSKGVNPDEVVAIGAAIQGGVLTGEVKDVLLLDVTPLSLGIETMGGVMTKLIESNTTIPTKKSETFSTASDNQPSVEIHVLQGERPLANQNRTIGKFHLDSIPPSPRGVPQIEVIFDIDANGILNVTAKDKGTGKEQKIRIEASSGLTDDDIKRMRDEAAANAESDKAETERISKMNSADSMIFQTEKQLKEYGEKLSGGNKTAIEGALADLKSAHESKDLARIDTAMEAINTAWQAASQEMYAAGGAEGGQPSGGFPGGDGQADGGQGQPAGDHVTDVDYEEVDGK, from the coding sequence GCGAGCGCAAAGTGGGCGACCCGGCCAAGCGCCAGGCCGTGACCAACCCCCAGAACACCATCTCCAGCATCAAGCGCTTCATGGGCCGCAACTTCAGCGAGGTGTCCGCCGAACAGAAGCTCGTTTCCTACGCGTTGGGAGCCGGTGCCAACAGCACCGTAGCCGTGAAAATTGGCGACCGCAACTATACGCCGCAGGAAATCTCGGCCATGGTGCTCCAGAAAATGAAGCAAACCGCTGAGGATTACCTCGGCCAGCCCGTAACCGAAGCCGTTATCACGGTGCCCGCTTACTTCAACGACGCCCAGCGTCAGGCCACCAAAGAAGCCGGTGCCATTGCCGGCCTCGACGTGAAGCGCATCATCAACGAGCCCACCGCCGCCGCTTTGGCCTACGGCCTCGACAAGAAGCACAAAGACCAGAAAATTGCCGTGTACGACCTCGGTGGTGGCACGTTCGATATATCCATTCTGGAGCTTGGTGATGGCGTGTTTGAAGTACTGAGCACCAACGGTGACACCCACCTCGGCGGCGACGACTTCGACCAGGTCATCATCAACTTCCTGGCCGACCAGTTTAAGTCGGACAACGAAGGCCTCGACCTGCGCAACGACCCCATGGCCCTCCAGCGCCTCAAGGAAGCTGCCGAGAAAGCCAAAGTAGAGCTCTCCAGCTCGACCGAAACCGAAATCAACCTGCCCTACATCACCGCTACGGCCTCGGGCCCCAAGCACCTGGTGGTGAAGCTGAGCCGCGCTAAATTTGAGCAGCTCGCCGACGAACTCGTGCGCCGCTCGATGGACCCGGTGAAAAAAGCCCTCTCCGACGCCGGCCTGAGCACTTCGGACATTGACGAGGTTATCCTCGTGGGTGGTTCGACCCGTATTCCCCGCATCCAGGAGGAAGTGGAAAAGTTCTTCGGCAAGAAGCCTTCGAAAGGTGTGAACCCCGACGAAGTAGTAGCCATCGGTGCCGCCATCCAGGGCGGTGTACTGACCGGCGAAGTGAAGGACGTGCTCCTGCTCGACGTGACTCCCCTTTCGCTGGGCATTGAAACGATGGGCGGCGTGATGACCAAGCTCATCGAGTCGAATACGACCATCCCGACCAAGAAATCAGAAACCTTCTCGACGGCTTCGGACAACCAGCCTTCCGTGGAAATCCACGTACTGCAGGGCGAGCGGCCGCTGGCCAACCAGAACCGCACCATCGGCAAGTTCCACCTCGACAGCATCCCGCCGTCGCCCCGTGGCGTGCCGCAGATTGAGGTAATCTTCGACATCGATGCCAACGGCATCCTGAACGTAACCGCCAAGGACAAAGGCACCGGCAAGGAGCAGAAAATCCGCATCGAAGCCAGCTCGGGCCTGACCGATGACGACATCAAGCGCATGCGTGATGAAGCCGCCGCAAACGCTGAGTCGGACAAAGCCGAAACCGAGCGCATCAGCAAGATGAACTCGGCCGACTCGATGATTTTCCAGACCGAGAAGCAGCTGAAAGAGTATGGTGAGAAGCTGAGCGGTGGCAACAAAACCGCCATCGAAGGCGCACTGGCTGACCTCAAATCGGCCCACGAATCGAAAGATTTGGCCCGCATCGACACCGCTATGGAGGCCATCAACACCGCCTGGCAGGCTGCCTCGCAAGAGATGTATGCTGCTGGTGGGGCCGAAGGCGGCCAGCCCAGCGGGGGCTTCCCCGGCGGCGACGGCCAGGCTGATGGCGGCCAGGGCCAGCCGGCCGGCGACCACGTCACCGACGTCGACTACGAAGAAGTAGACGGCAAATAG